A genomic segment from Candidatus Cloacimonadota bacterium encodes:
- a CDS encoding YitT family protein has product MPKTNVRKLRIKREIFNHLGIVFASIFFAAGYSWFLLPYNMAPGGVGGISQILHMLFGLPNGVGMVIINIPLFLISFIFIGKSFGSKSLYGMIVSALMTDLMSFPMLHRLGIIKDLVPYTHIVGDRVVYAMLAPEELFLSAIAGSVLLGLGLGLIFRFRGSTGGTDIPVALIKQKANISIGTGYYIVETGIILAVALFLRDPKLLIWGYINLFVTTKITDLASEGLPYIKGVYIISDHVDEIRGIIFDRLQRGVTLLKGMSGFNQRDINVIFCVMNRRQVPILTDLVKEIDPDAFMILTDVYDVMGYGFKSRNINLKDNSQ; this is encoded by the coding sequence ATGCCGAAAACCAATGTGCGCAAGCTACGCATCAAACGAGAGATATTTAATCATCTTGGCATAGTATTTGCCTCAATCTTTTTTGCCGCAGGATACTCATGGTTTCTTTTGCCATACAATATGGCACCAGGTGGAGTAGGAGGTATATCTCAAATTTTACACATGCTTTTTGGGCTTCCCAATGGAGTGGGGATGGTAATTATAAACATTCCCCTCTTTCTGATAAGTTTTATCTTTATAGGTAAGTCTTTTGGCAGTAAGTCTTTATATGGCATGATAGTTTCTGCTCTAATGACAGATCTAATGAGTTTTCCCATGCTTCATCGCCTTGGCATTATTAAGGATTTAGTACCCTATACGCACATTGTTGGCGATAGAGTGGTTTATGCCATGTTGGCTCCCGAAGAGCTATTCCTTTCTGCCATTGCTGGCTCGGTATTATTGGGTTTGGGCTTAGGCTTGATTTTTCGGTTTAGGGGCTCTACCGGAGGAACGGATATCCCGGTTGCCCTCATCAAGCAAAAAGCGAATATTTCAATTGGCACTGGTTACTATATCGTAGAAACCGGGATTATTTTGGCTGTAGCACTTTTCCTTAGAGACCCCAAACTCTTAATCTGGGGATATATCAATTTATTCGTTACCACCAAGATTACCGATCTTGCCTCAGAAGGCTTACCCTACATTAAGGGAGTGTATATAATCTCCGACCATGTGGATGAGATTAGAGGCATTATCTTCGACAGACTCCAGCGAGGTGTTACCTTGCTTAAAGGCATGAGCGGATTTAATCAGAGAGATATAAACGTTATCTTTTGCGTTATGAACCGCCGGCAAGTACCCATACTAACTGACTTGGTTAAAGAAATTGATCCCGATGCCTTTATGATTCTTACTGATGTCTACGATGTAATGGGATACGGGTTTAAGAGCCGTAATATCAATCTAAAAGATAACTCACAATAG
- a CDS encoding PAS domain S-box protein, with amino-acid sequence MDIMQYQEILKSAMFGYAYHEVVKDDKGKVCDYRFLEVNKTFVELTGAKQDIFTGKTIKEVYPQITQETVDWIDIYGKIATEGGSQIFEAKSKLFKKSFKIQAISLKPGYFTTIFFDISHYCELQEELSASEERLHLLLENSNEWVIILNADLKVVYSTRLGEQLLGLEVEKIFDLDVLSVVHPDDLIIAKNIITWLQNNPGELTTKHFRVLSTNNKSLWLEVSVMNLLSMPAISGIIAHVRDISESKAAENALRESENKLRYITDNITDVVFMTDKNFETTYVSPSVMQMFGEGPEEYMARSLEERHPPESLAIMQEAFAEEIARDKQPGVDLNRTRFIELQHYRKDGSLADISMHVSMIRDEHGEFAGLRGVSRDISQKKKTEQELKEKNKYIESLLLAIPDPIFVLNKEGMISDLKSGLDNMLYIPREQIPNQYLNEILPKELSDKMLLLIQQVLETGETRDIQYELEQDGKIRAYEARISPFADDKVISIVREITEQRRAAQSILARNKFQKMIVDISTAFVKSKNTNLSLVLDNSLKLVGEFFGVQRAYIYRYSEDYSVLRNSNEWCAPGIVSRKLNRDMYHTSAIPWWHKQILEGSIIKIPDLAKLEKEAPIEYQILKEQNIKSILCIPISSRARVLGYFGFDSIGSSRLFSDAETDNLLVVANLLGEVLQKNDIESQMRNQSRLREIISHIAMKYINLPSNNLEENILDSLAELAAFSRANRAFIFHYEWDKQLCIRISEWYSKEIANIVSVPKIIHIEDLKPWTQMHQNGEIVALDDVQAAELPEKLKSILLAQNVKSLVIIPLISDEHCLGFVGFDFVKKSQAISSTDINLLSLFAQLLVNVRNRRALEQSLIQEKERAETANRAKSEFLANMSHEIRTPLNGVLGFAELLYNSGLDEVHHQYAQNIINSSYNLLGIISDILDFSKIEAGKLDLSPVRTDLIELLEHATDIVKIKTGKKDLELLLDINPDLPRYAVVDPLRLNQILINLLSNAEKFTDQGEVELKVNYALTDSEHADIFFQVRDTGIGIEPALQKRLFRAFSQLDSSTTRKYGGTGLGLVISNHLASLMNSYISLESEPGKGSIFRFNINCRIEQSKREKVDIKKIKRVLVLDDNQTSLKIIAKYLSLYKLQVNSFLSPQKALDHLAEAQVYDLILVDYAMPELNGLDTINKIVLRYPEKVATTTIVLMHGASEEFIIQHSALAYDLKYRLIKPIKAHSLQELLLSIENQVAVNAPPKNKATANTNTPKYVFKEKPRILIAEDNYLNLTLLKEMILQSMPQAEIFPASDGLLAIEEVRKHDPHIVLMDVQMPNMDGVSASIEIRKFSNTPIIAITAGALKEEQDRCISAGMNDFLTKPVMANELLNSLLEHLGKSLPLQNHDSEISLSNKEDLNEPDDPLGYHFNRNALLKNISGDKDTLKSLLELAYKSFPKKLRNLKQAIDTQDYTEMKSLLHSLRGTAQNMHFDIFGKIARELETGYAELGSEQLLGYYHRLVEEWELVKKQIDTEV; translated from the coding sequence ATGGATATTATGCAGTATCAAGAGATACTAAAAAGCGCAATGTTTGGTTATGCCTACCATGAAGTGGTTAAAGACGATAAAGGCAAAGTATGCGATTATCGCTTTTTGGAAGTAAATAAAACCTTTGTGGAGCTCACCGGGGCAAAGCAGGATATTTTTACTGGTAAGACCATAAAAGAGGTTTATCCGCAAATAACGCAAGAAACCGTAGATTGGATAGATATATACGGCAAAATAGCAACTGAGGGTGGAAGTCAAATATTTGAAGCGAAATCTAAACTATTCAAGAAAAGCTTTAAAATCCAAGCTATTTCGCTCAAACCAGGGTACTTCACTACTATATTTTTCGATATTTCTCACTATTGTGAATTACAGGAAGAGCTTAGTGCAAGCGAAGAACGATTACACTTATTACTGGAAAACTCTAATGAATGGGTCATCATCTTGAATGCAGATTTGAAAGTAGTGTATTCTACAAGACTGGGAGAACAGCTACTGGGGCTTGAGGTAGAAAAGATATTTGATCTTGACGTTCTTTCGGTAGTGCATCCTGATGACCTCATTATTGCTAAGAATATTATTACATGGCTACAAAACAATCCAGGCGAATTAACAACCAAACACTTTCGGGTTTTATCTACCAATAACAAAAGCTTATGGTTAGAAGTGAGTGTGATGAATCTGTTAAGCATGCCGGCAATTTCGGGCATTATCGCTCACGTGCGAGACATCAGTGAAAGCAAGGCTGCGGAGAATGCTTTACGAGAAAGTGAAAACAAATTGCGATACATAACTGATAACATCACAGATGTAGTATTTATGACCGATAAAAACTTTGAAACAACATACGTTAGCCCTTCGGTTATGCAGATGTTTGGCGAAGGCCCCGAAGAGTATATGGCTCGCTCACTGGAAGAAAGACATCCTCCAGAATCGTTGGCAATAATGCAAGAAGCTTTTGCCGAGGAAATTGCCCGCGATAAACAACCGGGAGTAGATCTCAACCGTACAAGGTTCATCGAATTACAGCATTATCGTAAGGATGGCAGTCTGGCAGACATTTCCATGCATGTATCGATGATAAGAGATGAGCATGGAGAGTTTGCCGGTTTACGAGGAGTAAGCAGAGATATTAGCCAAAAAAAGAAAACCGAACAAGAACTGAAAGAGAAGAATAAATATATAGAATCTTTATTATTGGCAATTCCAGATCCGATTTTTGTTTTAAATAAAGAAGGTATGATTTCAGATCTAAAATCGGGACTAGATAACATGCTCTATATACCCAGAGAGCAAATCCCAAATCAATATCTTAATGAGATACTACCCAAGGAATTGAGCGACAAAATGCTGCTGTTGATACAGCAAGTATTGGAAACGGGAGAAACACGAGATATACAATACGAATTGGAACAAGATGGCAAAATAAGGGCATACGAAGCACGCATAAGTCCTTTTGCCGATGATAAAGTGATTTCTATAGTACGGGAGATTACGGAACAGCGCAGGGCAGCCCAATCAATCTTGGCTCGTAATAAATTTCAAAAAATGATTGTCGATATCTCTACCGCATTTGTAAAAAGCAAGAATACCAACCTCAGCCTAGTGTTAGATAATAGCCTTAAACTTGTGGGAGAGTTTTTTGGAGTACAAAGAGCATATATCTACCGATATTCAGAAGATTACTCTGTACTTAGAAACTCTAACGAGTGGTGTGCCCCGGGTATTGTGTCCCGAAAATTGAACCGAGATATGTATCACACTTCGGCTATCCCATGGTGGCATAAGCAAATCTTAGAGGGGAGTATCATCAAAATTCCCGATTTAGCGAAGTTAGAAAAAGAAGCACCTATTGAATATCAGATTCTAAAAGAGCAGAATATAAAATCTATTCTTTGCATACCAATATCCAGCAGAGCTAGGGTATTAGGATACTTTGGTTTCGACAGTATTGGGAGCAGCAGACTCTTTAGCGATGCTGAAACAGATAATTTGTTGGTAGTAGCAAATCTTTTAGGTGAAGTTTTGCAAAAAAACGATATTGAGAGTCAGATGCGCAACCAATCCCGTCTTAGAGAGATAATAAGCCATATTGCCATGAAATATATTAATCTACCTTCAAATAATCTAGAAGAAAATATCCTTGATTCCTTGGCAGAATTGGCAGCGTTTTCCCGGGCAAATCGAGCCTTTATATTCCATTACGAATGGGACAAGCAACTGTGCATAAGAATCAGTGAATGGTATTCTAAAGAAATTGCTAACATTGTTTCAGTGCCTAAGATAATTCACATTGAAGACTTAAAGCCCTGGACCCAGATGCATCAAAATGGGGAGATTGTTGCCTTAGACGATGTTCAAGCCGCCGAATTACCAGAGAAATTGAAAAGCATCTTACTAGCTCAAAACGTAAAAAGCTTAGTAATAATACCTTTAATATCTGATGAACATTGTTTAGGATTTGTAGGATTTGATTTTGTAAAGAAATCTCAAGCAATTTCCTCAACCGATATCAACCTACTCTCACTATTTGCCCAACTCTTAGTAAATGTTCGCAATCGACGCGCCTTAGAACAAAGCCTAATTCAAGAAAAGGAACGTGCCGAAACAGCTAATAGAGCAAAAAGTGAGTTCTTGGCAAATATGAGTCATGAAATTCGCACCCCACTTAATGGGGTTTTGGGCTTTGCTGAGTTATTATATAATTCCGGTTTGGATGAAGTTCATCATCAGTATGCGCAAAACATTATTAATTCCAGTTACAATCTACTGGGTATAATTAGCGACATTTTAGATTTTTCCAAAATTGAAGCCGGTAAGCTGGATTTATCGCCCGTAAGAACAGATTTGATAGAGCTTTTGGAACATGCAACCGACATTGTAAAAATTAAAACAGGGAAAAAAGACCTGGAATTGCTGCTGGATATAAATCCCGATCTCCCCCGTTATGCCGTAGTTGATCCCTTGCGTTTGAACCAAATCCTGATAAATCTGCTTTCCAACGCCGAAAAGTTTACCGACCAAGGAGAGGTGGAACTTAAAGTGAATTATGCACTAACGGATTCGGAGCATGCGGATATCTTTTTCCAAGTGCGAGATACCGGGATTGGAATCGAACCAGCTTTACAGAAACGTTTGTTTAGGGCTTTTTCACAATTGGACTCTTCAACAACCAGAAAATATGGCGGCACCGGTTTGGGCTTGGTAATCTCAAATCATTTGGCAAGCCTTATGAATAGCTACATAAGCCTAGAAAGCGAGCCGGGGAAAGGATCTATCTTCCGCTTTAACATAAATTGCAGAATAGAGCAGAGTAAACGGGAAAAGGTAGATATAAAGAAGATAAAACGTGTGCTGGTTTTAGATGATAATCAAACAAGCTTGAAGATTATTGCAAAGTATCTTTCTTTGTATAAACTACAAGTTAACAGTTTTTTATCACCTCAGAAGGCATTGGATCATTTGGCAGAAGCCCAAGTTTATGATTTGATTCTGGTGGATTATGCCATGCCGGAATTGAATGGTTTGGATACAATAAACAAAATAGTGCTCAGATATCCAGAAAAAGTTGCAACTACTACTATAGTGTTGATGCACGGAGCATCTGAAGAATTCATTATTCAACATAGTGCTCTGGCATACGATCTGAAATATCGTCTTATTAAACCAATCAAAGCCCATAGTTTACAAGAGTTGCTGCTTTCTATTGAAAACCAAGTTGCGGTAAATGCTCCCCCAAAAAATAAAGCCACAGCAAATACTAATACACCAAAGTATGTGTTTAAAGAAAAACCTCGCATTTTAATAGCTGAAGATAACTACCTAAATCTTACCCTGTTAAAAGAGATGATACTGCAATCGATGCCTCAAGCAGAAATCTTTCCAGCTTCAGATGGACTGTTAGCAATCGAAGAAGTGCGAAAACATGACCCTCATATTGTTTTGATGGATGTTCAGATGCCCAATATGGATGGAGTTAGCGCGAGTATAGAGATCAGGAAGTTTTCGAATACCCCAATAATTGCCATTACTGCTGGTGCCTTAAAAGAAGAGCAAGACCGCTGCATAAGCGCCGGAATGAACGATTTTCTAACTAAACCAGTAATGGCAAACGAGTTGTTGAACTCATTGTTGGAACATCTCGGCAAATCCTTACCACTCCAAAATCATGATTCAGAAATATCTTTAAGTAATAAAGAAGATTTGAACGAACCCGATGATCCTTTAGGCTATCATTTCAATAGAAATGCCTTATTAAAGAACATTTCAGGCGATAAAGATACATTAAAGAGCCTATTAGAATTGGCATATAAAAGTTTTCCAAAGAAATTACGAAATTTGAAGCAAGCAATAGACACACAAGACTATACTGAGATGAAGAGTCTGTTACATTCACTGCGAGGTACGGCACAGAATATGCATTTCGATATTTTTGGCAAAATTGCAAGAGAACTGGAAACCGGCTATGCTGAACTTGGCAGCGAGCAACTTTTAGGGTATTATCATAGGCTTGTTGAAGAATGGGAGCTCGTAAAAAAGCAAATAGATACCGAAGTATAG